In Trichoderma asperellum chromosome 1, complete sequence, a single window of DNA contains:
- a CDS encoding uncharacterized protein (EggNog:ENOG41~TransMembrane:2 (o42-59i71-92o)), which produces MASTTTKQSYVGTSKVVETKYPLIDNDPHFKRVVGYARTSDYAAGAAAAAFAPAGLYALERLAPSHVGRGGLAKAMRLAGFIGLAGGFLYFYQRSALRFYGATENAREVEMDMREMVAKVKAGEPLYGESKLNAHLQGVAARQSRYSALFFSTVPWFNFVNHNQHGVDTAKYYQQAERELEAERKN; this is translated from the exons ATGGCCTCAACAACGACCAAGCAGTCCTACGTTGGGACAAGCAAGGTCGTCGAGACCAAGTACCCG CTCATCGACAACGACCC TCACTTCAAGCGAGTCGTCGGATATGCGCGAACTTCAGACTACGCAGCtggtgccgccgccgcggccTTTGCTCCCGCCGGCCTCTACGCCCTCGAGAGACTCGCCCCGTCACATGTAGGCAGAGGCGGTCTCGCCAAGGCCATGCGCCTTGCCGGCTTCATCGGCCTGGCCGGCGGCTTCCTCTACTTTTACCAGCGATCAGCCC TCCGATTCTACGGCGCCACCGAGAACGCGAGAGAAGTCGAGATGGACATGCGGGAGATGGTCGCCAAGGTCAAGGCGGGAGAGCCCCTCTACGGCGAGAGCAAGCTGAACGCCCACCTCCAGGGCGTCGCCGCCCGACAGAGCAGATACtctgccctcttcttcagcactgTTCCGTGGTTCAACTTTGTCAACCACAACCAGCACGGCGTGGACACGGCAAAGTACTATCAGCAGGCTGAGagggagctggaggcggAGCGAAAGAACTAG
- a CDS encoding uncharacterized protein (EggNog:ENOG41), producing the protein MGNPTGMFHLILGHDQNVISANGLGGASLVNSNVFLETEQDILKMGYWPPEIRDDPAGLNKYYQKVRDVLEPEPYPETWPRLKKMDVFNEQAKTLGLQDKFRRAPLTTRFRDGPNSCGVNMSASTLAGQETTGANDGSKTSTLVTYLADAWNWGAEMFCKCDVRYIEKVQDIRGGYLIYFACHGKGRSRLTVGDVYGDLMWVHAKEAVFLGAGSIGTTEILLRSKQMGLSISDWVGRGMTGNGDILAFGHNCDVEVNALGNPNQDPSNPVGPIITSAIDNRNGHENPLNGYVIQDGTMPQAFSGILPCILDMMPGSRAYEMSLLGRTQAVMGHWKKRLFGSNLKNGPLGNTQVFLIMSHDGNQATLRLKDDKALLEFQGVGKSD; encoded by the exons ATGGGTAACCCTACTGGCATGTTTCACCTCATTCTCGGCCACGACCAGAACGTTATTTCTGCCAATG GATTGGGAGGCGCAAGTCTAGTCAATTCGAATGTATTCCTCGAAACAGAACAAGATATCCTCAAGATGGGCTATTGGCCACCCGAAATTCGAGATGACCCGGCAGGCCTAAATAAAT ATTATCAAAAGGTTAGAGATGTGCTTGAGCCAGAGCCGTATCCCGAAACATGGCCACGGctcaagaagatggatgtATTCAACGAGCAAGCCAAGACTCTTGGATTGCAAGACAAATTCCGCAGAGCCCCTCTGACAACCCGCTTCAGAGACGGTCCCAACAGTTGTGGCGTTAACATGTCGGCGTCAACACTTGCTGGACAAGAAACTACTGGTGCTAACGATGGCTCAAAAACGTCGACATTGGTAACATACCTTGCTGATGCCTGGAACTGGGGTGCTGAAATGTTCTGCAAATGCGACGTACGGTACATTGAAAAGGTTCAGGATATCCGTGGCGGCTACTTGATTTATTTTGCATGCCACGGCAAAGGTCGTAGTCGTTTAACAGTAGGCGATGTTTATGGCGACTTGATGTGGGTGCATGCAAAGGAAGCTGTCTTCCTTGGTGCTGGGTCCATTGGCACAACGGAAATCCTACTTCGAAGCAAACAAATGGGCTTGAGCATAAGCGACTGGGTTGGGCGTGGTATGACTGGTAATGGCgatattttggcttttgg ACACAACTGTGATGTGGAAGTAAACGCTCTTGGAAACCCGAACCAAGATCCATCAAATCCCGTCGGTCCAATAATTACCAGCGCCATTGACAATAGAAATGGCCATGAGAACCCACTCAACGGCTACGTGATCCAAGATGGCACAATGCCACAGGCATTTTCAGGGATATTGCCCTGTATACTGGACATGATGCCTGGAAGCCGTGCCTACGAAATGTCGCTTCTTGGGCGAACTCAGGCAGTCATGGGCcattggaagaagagactcTTCGGATCGAATTTGAAAAATGGCCCTCTGGGGAACACTCAAGTCTTTTTAATCATGTCGCATGATG GGAACCAAGCAACTCTGCGTCTAAAAGATGACAAGGCATTATTGGAATTCCAAGGGGTT
- a CDS encoding uncharacterized protein (EggNog:ENOG41): protein MSKSRSETSESETSESSPAAEPRPLVILADGSWCGREADTRSNIYLLARMVGIDIDDVNDTDIHRMGHKAWYIHGVGLGSTFLDYVFNGVTAQDIAAQCVAAYRFIVDNYSYPDHQIWMFGLSRGAYMVRSVAGMINNCGIVKRVLKADGTVDDAETDLLCRQVYRIYRSKDPINRPHSSQSKQFRQHASWPLIGDEEDGAPGLLPPVKFLGLFDTVGSLGIPDFVGGVGLDWPKFHDQQVSTVVELVYHAMSLHDDFYIFPPCLAERSHRSGRPVDYGITQKWFPGVHYDLGRQRFKFLRMFGGGWLERLLARWSWASKVIEPNQVLSDLVLKWMLEAIKVNDPTGQVISTERVGEEMTAADQRMVSENRQIGDGDVYRNIVAYAPFGSAIVGLLTGLFGTRWQTNQLYQLFFALRDRLIADPDAHVYRYMDADASIVGSENQRIEELAEVTPARYPSQTYQAWRLKRRLLGY, encoded by the exons ATGTCCAAATCCAGGTCCGAGACATCAGAGTCCGAGACATCAGAGTCCTCGCCGGCGGCTGAGCCCAGGcctctcgtcatcctcgccgATGGCAGTTGGTGTGGTCGTGAGGCCGATACCCGGTCCAACATCTATCTATTAGCTAGGATGGTTGGAATTGATATAGATGACGTTAATGATACCGATATCCACCGAATGGGCCACAAGGCGTGGTATATCCATGGCGTTGGGCTTGGAAGCACGTTCCTCGA CTACGTCTTCAACGGAGTAACGGCTCAAGACATTGCCGCGCAATGCGTCGCCGCCTACAGATTCATTGTTGATAATTACAGCTACCCCGATCACCAAATCTGGATGTTTGGCCTTTCCAGAGGCGCATACATGGTGCGGTCGGTGGCCGGTATGATCAATAATTGCGGCATCGTCAAACGCGTACTGAAGGCAGACGGCACCGTCGATGATGCCGAGACGGATCTTCTGTGCCGGCAAGTCTACAGAATCTACCGCTCCAAGGACCCCATTAATCGTCCGCACTCGAGCCAATCTAAGCAGTTCCGCCAGCATGCAAGCTGGCCCCTAAttggcgacgaagaagatggagcccCTGGATTGCTGCCGCCTGTGAAATTCTTGGGTCTTTTCGACACTGTAGGCAGCCTTGGGATCCCGGACTTTGTGGGGGGCGTTGGGCTAGACTGGCCAAAGTTTCATGACCAACAGGTCTCAACTGTCGTCGAGCTTGTATACCACGCCATGTCCTTGCACGATGACTTCTACATCTTCCCTCCCTGTCTTGCAGAGCGGAGTCACCGCTCAGGGAGGCCAGTTGACTATGGAATCACCCAGAAATGGTTCCCGGGCGTGCATTATGACCTAGGACGACAACGCTTCAAGTTCCTGCGTATGTTTGGCGGTGGGTGGTTGGAACGACTGTTGGCCAGATGGAGCTGGGCGAGCAAAGTGATCGAGCCAAACCAAGTACTTTCCGATCTTGTGTTGAAGTGGATGCTCGAGGCTATCAAGGTAAACGATCCAACTGGGCAGGTCATCTCAACTGAACGGGTTGGCGAGGAGATGACGGCGGCGGATCAGAGAATGGTCTCTGAGAACCGGCagattggcgatggagatgtATACAGAAACATTGTTGCATACGCTCCATTTGGCAGCGCGATTGTGGGTTTGCTGACGGGGCTTTTTGGCACGCGATGGCAGACGAATCAGCTTTACCAGCTCTTCTTTGCGCTGCGGGATCGTCTGATTGCCGACCCAGATGCGCACGTCTACAGATACATGGACGCCGATGCATCTATTGTAGGATCTGAAAATCAGAGGATCGAAGAGTTGGCAGAAGTAACCCCAGCAAGATACCCATCGCAGACCTATCAGGCTTGGAGATTGAAACGCAGATTGCTAGGCTATTAA